One genomic segment of Hippoglossus hippoglossus isolate fHipHip1 chromosome 22, fHipHip1.pri, whole genome shotgun sequence includes these proteins:
- the snapc1b gene encoding snRNA-activating protein complex subunit 1b — protein sequence MDSCRKQLKSDCELLLGHFQKTESVRFQVFSQIWRESNFTHIFYGTVRHEKRAFSRLVLDLAYSYFLPPFSFQIRVGGLYLLYSLYQCQTASPPEQIRVALKDWDEAMKFEKDAADAQHLDAVYILRRLMFLKAFHFTAMPTLLAFKKKRKMAKSALCEQFVERACRPQELINGDLLEELSNIHELYEKMKTSISLPSETSVNLIHKSFVPQLRSTVLDFHKWQQNKDATDQDEDCGEGTSSQQECSNRAGLLASIKSKAYGEAAEASKSRRHRQVEVDPTSNESGPSNTQGHSKNTKPSLKTRTNENIRISGDLWKDALSTTKISRLTGLDPVTAEKLKQFKRFTWK from the exons ATGGATTCCTGCAGGAAGCAGCTGAAGTCGGATTGTGAGCTGCTGCTCGGCCACTTCCAGAAAACTGAGTCCGTCCGATTCCAGGTTTTCTCCCAAATCTGGAGGGAATCGaacttcacacacattttcta CGGCACCGTGAGGCACGAGAAGCGAGCGTTCAGCCGCCTGGTTCTGGATCTCGCCTACAGCTACTTCCTGCCGCCGTTCAGCTTCCAGATCCGGGTCGGGGGACTTTACCTGCTGTACAGTTTGTATCAGTGTCAGACCGCCTCGCCGCCGGAGCAG ATCCGTGTGGCGCTGAAGGACTGGGACGAGGCGATGAAGTTTGAGAAAGACGCCGCGGACGCTCAGCACCTCGACGCCGTCTACATCCTCCGCCGGCTGATGTTCCTCAAAGCGTTCCACTTCACCGCCATGCCAACGCTG CTCGCCttcaagaagaagaggaagatggcGAAGTCGGCCTTGTGCGAGCAGTTCGTTGAGCGAGCGTGTCGTCCGCAGGAGCTGATCAACGGCGATCTGTTGGAG GAGTTGTCCAACATCCACGAGCTCTATGAGAAGATGAAGACGTCCATCTCTTTGCCGTCGGAAACCTCCGTCAACCTGATCCACAAAAGCTTCGTCCCTCAGCTGCGCAGCACTGTCCTGGATTTCCACAAATGGCAGCAGAACAAG GATGCGACAGACCAAGATGAAGACTGTGGGGAGGGAACTTCGTCTCAGCAGGAG TGCTCCAACAGAGCCGGCCTCCTCGCCTCCATCAAATCAAAAGCTTACGGAGAGGCAGCCGAg GCGTCCAAGTCCCGTCGCCACCGGCAGGTGGAGGTGGATCCGACCAGCAACGAGTCGGGACCCTCCAACACACAGGGTCATTCCAAGAATACTAAACCGTCACTCAAAACCAGAACCAATGAGAACATCCGCATCTCAG GTGACCTGTGGAAAGATGCCTTGTCGACCACTAAGATCAGTCGTCTCACCGGTCTGGACCCAGTTACTGCAG aaaaactaaaacagtttAAAAGATTCACCTGGAAATGA
- the syt16 gene encoding synaptotagmin-16 isoform X1 — MAPDSCLFVWSDQCVIVCPLSLLLPVTPEAIGFLSAVGVFIVALAVLFLFINKKLCFSRVGGLPCLEEHGRRKKGRQGIRQGLVNSYGDNDGLSSSDSEDEVLKQFEISVSRSQSFRCTAASGGGEQPAQQSQLTLGRRHKFTRLSDQEEGSTEPSDCEEMAAQNQSGFQDPLSAAVEEMERASSAPPDNPSLHETSDARDSPAPSMRRPAADGSEDTQQAAQDHDQNDVTDSSSTWSPEQEQPPKEEVSSQPASSFSRPPISTCGDLVLSLEYRPDVEKLLVSVVAARDVPDKARSGMDSWQVHMVLLPSKKQRHKTSVQKGSLPHFNETFRFSRLEPSDLQMSAIRFRLYALGGRMSREKMMGEKVLRLGGLHPGGGTMETTLVLEPRSNLKSVDSLLSLSTVSQSDSASSTQSLTHGGVPELLVGLSYNATTGRMSVELIKGSHFRNLAINRPPDTYGRLSLLNSVGQEISRCKTSVRRGQPNPVYKETFVFQVALFQLSDVTLLVSIYSRRSMKRKEMVGWISLGQNSSGEEEQLHWQDMKESRGQQVCRWHVLLEA; from the exons ATGGCCCCGGACA gttgtctgtttgtgtggtCTGATcagtgtgtcattgtgtgtcccctctccctcctcctgccagTCACCCCAGAGGCCATCGGCTTCCTGTCCGCCGTGGGCGTCTTCATCGTGGCGTTGgccgtcctcttcctcttcatcaacaAGAAGCTGTGTTTCTCGCGTGTCGGCGGACTGCCCTGTCTGGAGGAACATGGCCGCCGGAAGAAAGGACGACAAGGAATCCGTCAGGGTCTCG TGAACAGCTACGGTGACAACGATGGCCTCAGCTCCTCCGACAGCGAAGACGAGGTCCTGAAGCAGTTTGAGATCTCGGTGTCGCGTTCGCAGAGCTTTCGCTGCACAGCGGCCAGCGGCGGCGGCGAACAGCCGGCCCAGCAGTCTCAGCTAACGTTGGGTCGACGCCACAAATTCACGCGACTGTCGGACCAGGAGGAGGGCAGCACCGAGCCGTCGGACTGTGAAG AGATGGCGGCTCAGAACCAGTCGGGCTTCCAGGACCCGCTCTCGGCAGCAGTCGAGGAAATGGAGAGGGCGTCCTCCGCCCCGCCGGACAACCCGTCTCTCCACGAGACATCAGACGCCAGGGACAGTCCCGCCCCTAGTATGAGGCGACCGGCCGCAGACGGCAGCGAGGACACGCAGCAGGCTGCGCAGGATCACGACCAAAATGACGTCACGGACAGCTCCTCCACCTGGAGCCCCGAG CAAGAGCAGCCTCCCAAAGAGGAGGTCTCGTCTCAGCCGGCCAGCTCCTTCTCTCGACCCCCCATCTCCACATGTGGAGACCTGGTCCTCTCCCTGGAGTACCGTCCCGatgtggagaagctgctggtgtCGGTGGTGGCGGCCCGGGACGTCCCGGACAAGGCTCGCAGCGGGATGGACTCCTGGCAGGTGCACATGGTCCTGCTTCCCTCCAAAAAGCAACGGCACAAGACGTCGGTGCAGAAAGGCTCGCTGCCGCACTTCAACGAGACGTTCCGCTTCTCGCGCCTGGAGCCGTCGGACCTGCAGATGTCGGCCATCAGGTTCCGGCTGTACGCACTCGGAGGCAGGATGTCCCGGGAGAAGATGATGGGAGAGAAGGTTCTGCGTTTGGGAGGACTCCACCCGGGCGGAGGGACGATGGAAACGACGCTGGTTCTGGAGCCTCGCAGTAACCTCAAG agcGTGGACTCGCTGCTGAGTCTGTCCACGGTGTCTCAGAGCGACAGCGCCTCCTCCACTCAGTCTCTGACGCACGGCGGCGTCCCCGAGCTGCTGGTCGGCCTCTCCTACAACGCCACCACGGGACGCATGTCCGTGGAGCTCATCAAGGGCAGCCACTTCAGAAACCTGGCCATCAACAGACCACCAG ACACTTACGGGCGTCTGTCTCTGCTGAACTCGGTGGGTCAGGAGATCTCTCGCTGTAAGACATCGGTGCGGCGCGGTCAGCCCAACCCCGTCTACAAGGAGACCTTCGtgttccaggtggcgctgttccAGCTGTCGGACGTCACGCTGCTGGTGTCCATCTACAGCCGGCGCAGCATGAAGCGCAAAGAGATGGTGGGCTGGATCTCTCTGGGTCAGAACAGCAGCGGCGAGGAGGAGCAGCTCCACTGGCAGGACATGAAGGAGAGTCGAGGACAGCAGGTCTGCCGCTGGCACGTCCTGCTGGAGGCGTAA
- the yipf6 gene encoding protein YIPF6, giving the protein MAAADDASRPFAGLSDVSISEDIPVEGDISVPVGSSRRDDEYSTLDEPVKETVLRDLRAVGNKFIHVLYPKRSSALLRDWDLWGPLLLCVTLALLLQGGAADSDDQGGPQFAEVFVIIWFGSIIITLNSKLLGGTISFFQSLCVLGYCIMPLTVAMAVCRIVLIGGSGTVSFAVRLVVVTASFGWSTFASTAFLADSQPANRKALVVYPVFLFYFVIGWMILTFSPSQ; this is encoded by the exons ATGGCGGCGGCGGACGACGCCAGCCGGCCGTTCGCCGGATTGTCAGACGTGTCCATCTCGGAGGACATCCCGGTGGAGGGGGACATCTCCGTCCCCGTCGGCTCCTCCAGGAGAGACGACGAGTACTCGACGCTGGACGAGCCGGTGAAGGAGACCGTCCTGCGGGACCTGCGGGCGGTGGGCAACAAGTTCATCCACGTCCTGTACCCGAAGCGGAGCTCGGCCCTGCTGCGGGACTGGGACCTGTGGGGCCCGCTGCTGCTCTGCGTCACCctggcgctgctgctgcagggcgGAGCGGCCGACTCCGACGACCAGGGGGGGCCCCAGTTCGCTGAG GTCTTCGTCATCATCTGGTTCGgctccatcatcatcaccctGAACTCCAAGCTGCTGGGCGGCACCATCTCCTTCTTCCAGAGCCTGTGCGTGCTGGGTTACTGCATCATGCCTCTGACCGTGGCCATGGCCGTGTGCCGCATCGTGCTGATCGGCGGCTCGGGGACGGTCAGCTTCGCCGTGCGCCTGGTGGTGGTGACGGCGTCCTTCGGCTGGTCCACCTTCGCATCCACGGCCTTCCTCGCCGACAGCCAGCCGGCCAACCGCAAGGCGCTGGTGGTGTACCCGGTGTTCCTCTTCTACTTCGTGATCGGGTGGATGATCCTGACGTTCTCGCCCTCgcagtag
- the im:7136021 gene encoding uncharacterized protein im:7136021 has protein sequence MEQLPPEVWVHVFSFLSPEEKHTVRRCCRCLRRLIDHGSLWRDHTVVLSDLRRYTYGFWDTLRHRKLTRVSVRHLRRKEWRRLVRFLPSLTAIVFVDGGRLYRERYLDHLARFPELRDLGVRNAAWDEAMLGRSVSEHLRERLTHLSVCNVRLPCTEQFISTVCHLVNLRYLLFHQQGEGYGLDTVRPVPCGVFHRLLRDLSKLRHLSWGMRGEPPEPLPDDYLSPLEPGSSRYGGPALTNLELVDYPETLLPENALRSLTSLRSLTVRYRYIREGIQCRLTSWLSPLQQLETLKIIGGNSLATYTTTIPSSVTRLMLRVAITLKDMDSIAPKVPALEHLDIEQNRSSGSLCRRIPMLFPQLRTLRIRFFRREPEKDLLSLHRLRHLVQLELLVERSYILRDYLNGHPWPSPCVQELIDQLRELSENRITVITTMRQRNPLRECDCVWEGD, from the exons ATGGAGCAGCTGCCTCCTGAAGTGTGGGTGCACGTGTTCAGCTTCCTGAGCCCGGAGGAGAAGCACACGGtccgccgctgctgccgctgcctccGGAGGCTCATCGACCACGGCTCCCTGTGGCGGGACCACACGGTGGTTCTGTCCGACCTGCGCCGCTACACCTACGGCTTCTGGGACACGCTGCGCCACCGCAAGCTCACCCGGGTGTCGGTGCGACACCTGCGGCGCAAAGAGTGGCGGCGGCTCGTCCGGTTCCTCCCGTCGCTCACCGCCATCGTGTTCGTGGACGGGGGCCGGTTGTACAGGGAGCGGTACCTGGATCACCTGGCCCGGTTCCCGGAGCTGAGGGACCTCGGGGTGCGGAACGCCGCCTGGGACGAAGCGATGCTCGGCCGGAGCGTGAGCGAGCACCTGCGGGAGCGACTCACGCACCTGAGCGTGTGCAACGTGCGGCTGCCGTGCACGGAGCAGTTCATCAGCACCGTGTGTCACCTGGTCAACCTGCGGTACCTGCTCTTCCACCAGCAGGGGGAGGGCTACGGGCTGGACACGGTGAGGCCGGTGCCCTGCGGGGTTTTCCACCGGCTGCTGCGGGACCTCAGCAAGCTCCGGCACCTGTCGTGGGGGATGAGGGGGGAACCTCCGGAGCCGCTGCCCGACGATTACCTGAGTCCCCTTGAGCCAG GATCGAGCCGGTATGGCGGCCCGGCGCTCACCAATCTGGAGCTGGTGGATTACCCAGAAACCCTCCTGCCGGAGAACGCCCTGAGGAGTCTGACCTCGCTCAGGTCGCTGACTGTTCGCTACAGGTACATCAGAGAGGGGATCCAGTGTCGCCTGACGTCCTGGCTCagtcctctgcagcagctggaaacTCTCAAGATCATCG GTGGTAATTCTCTCGCCACATATACGACCACCATCCCGTCCAGCGTGACCAGACTGATGCTGCGTGTGGCCATAACTCTGAAAGACATGGACTCCATCGCTCCTAAGGTGCCGGCGCTCGAGCACCTGGACATCGAGCAGAACCGCTCCAGCGGCAGCCTCTGCAGACGGATCCCCATGTTGTTCCCTCAGCTCCGGACGCTCAGGATACG GTTTTTCCGCCGAGAACCAGAGAAAGACCTGCTGAGCCTCCACCGGCTGCGACACCTGGtgcagctggagctgctggtggagcgCTCCTACATCCTCAGAGATTACCTGAACGGTCACCCCTGGCCCAGCCCCTGCGTGCAGGAGCTGATCGACCAGCTCCGCGAGCTGTCGGAGAACCGGATCACTGTGATCACCACGATGCGCCAGAGAAACCCTCTACgagagtgtgactgtgtgtgggagggggacTGA
- the syt16 gene encoding synaptotagmin-16 isoform X2 yields MAPDITPEAIGFLSAVGVFIVALAVLFLFINKKLCFSRVGGLPCLEEHGRRKKGRQGIRQGLVNSYGDNDGLSSSDSEDEVLKQFEISVSRSQSFRCTAASGGGEQPAQQSQLTLGRRHKFTRLSDQEEGSTEPSDCEEMAAQNQSGFQDPLSAAVEEMERASSAPPDNPSLHETSDARDSPAPSMRRPAADGSEDTQQAAQDHDQNDVTDSSSTWSPEQEQPPKEEVSSQPASSFSRPPISTCGDLVLSLEYRPDVEKLLVSVVAARDVPDKARSGMDSWQVHMVLLPSKKQRHKTSVQKGSLPHFNETFRFSRLEPSDLQMSAIRFRLYALGGRMSREKMMGEKVLRLGGLHPGGGTMETTLVLEPRSNLKSVDSLLSLSTVSQSDSASSTQSLTHGGVPELLVGLSYNATTGRMSVELIKGSHFRNLAINRPPDTYGRLSLLNSVGQEISRCKTSVRRGQPNPVYKETFVFQVALFQLSDVTLLVSIYSRRSMKRKEMVGWISLGQNSSGEEEQLHWQDMKESRGQQVCRWHVLLEA; encoded by the exons ATGGCCCCGGACA TCACCCCAGAGGCCATCGGCTTCCTGTCCGCCGTGGGCGTCTTCATCGTGGCGTTGgccgtcctcttcctcttcatcaacaAGAAGCTGTGTTTCTCGCGTGTCGGCGGACTGCCCTGTCTGGAGGAACATGGCCGCCGGAAGAAAGGACGACAAGGAATCCGTCAGGGTCTCG TGAACAGCTACGGTGACAACGATGGCCTCAGCTCCTCCGACAGCGAAGACGAGGTCCTGAAGCAGTTTGAGATCTCGGTGTCGCGTTCGCAGAGCTTTCGCTGCACAGCGGCCAGCGGCGGCGGCGAACAGCCGGCCCAGCAGTCTCAGCTAACGTTGGGTCGACGCCACAAATTCACGCGACTGTCGGACCAGGAGGAGGGCAGCACCGAGCCGTCGGACTGTGAAG AGATGGCGGCTCAGAACCAGTCGGGCTTCCAGGACCCGCTCTCGGCAGCAGTCGAGGAAATGGAGAGGGCGTCCTCCGCCCCGCCGGACAACCCGTCTCTCCACGAGACATCAGACGCCAGGGACAGTCCCGCCCCTAGTATGAGGCGACCGGCCGCAGACGGCAGCGAGGACACGCAGCAGGCTGCGCAGGATCACGACCAAAATGACGTCACGGACAGCTCCTCCACCTGGAGCCCCGAG CAAGAGCAGCCTCCCAAAGAGGAGGTCTCGTCTCAGCCGGCCAGCTCCTTCTCTCGACCCCCCATCTCCACATGTGGAGACCTGGTCCTCTCCCTGGAGTACCGTCCCGatgtggagaagctgctggtgtCGGTGGTGGCGGCCCGGGACGTCCCGGACAAGGCTCGCAGCGGGATGGACTCCTGGCAGGTGCACATGGTCCTGCTTCCCTCCAAAAAGCAACGGCACAAGACGTCGGTGCAGAAAGGCTCGCTGCCGCACTTCAACGAGACGTTCCGCTTCTCGCGCCTGGAGCCGTCGGACCTGCAGATGTCGGCCATCAGGTTCCGGCTGTACGCACTCGGAGGCAGGATGTCCCGGGAGAAGATGATGGGAGAGAAGGTTCTGCGTTTGGGAGGACTCCACCCGGGCGGAGGGACGATGGAAACGACGCTGGTTCTGGAGCCTCGCAGTAACCTCAAG agcGTGGACTCGCTGCTGAGTCTGTCCACGGTGTCTCAGAGCGACAGCGCCTCCTCCACTCAGTCTCTGACGCACGGCGGCGTCCCCGAGCTGCTGGTCGGCCTCTCCTACAACGCCACCACGGGACGCATGTCCGTGGAGCTCATCAAGGGCAGCCACTTCAGAAACCTGGCCATCAACAGACCACCAG ACACTTACGGGCGTCTGTCTCTGCTGAACTCGGTGGGTCAGGAGATCTCTCGCTGTAAGACATCGGTGCGGCGCGGTCAGCCCAACCCCGTCTACAAGGAGACCTTCGtgttccaggtggcgctgttccAGCTGTCGGACGTCACGCTGCTGGTGTCCATCTACAGCCGGCGCAGCATGAAGCGCAAAGAGATGGTGGGCTGGATCTCTCTGGGTCAGAACAGCAGCGGCGAGGAGGAGCAGCTCCACTGGCAGGACATGAAGGAGAGTCGAGGACAGCAGGTCTGCCGCTGGCACGTCCTGCTGGAGGCGTAA